A single window of Phyllostomus discolor isolate MPI-MPIP mPhyDis1 chromosome 13, mPhyDis1.pri.v3, whole genome shotgun sequence DNA harbors:
- the SMIM32 gene encoding small integral membrane protein 32, producing MYGDVFNATGGPEAAVGGALALAATVKAEGALPLELATAHGMRDGAAAKPDLPTYLLLFFLLLLSVALVILFIGCQLRHSAFAAPPHDRSLRDTRAPWKTRPV from the coding sequence ATGTACGGCGACGTGTTCAACGCCACTGGTGGCCCCGAGGCGGCGGTAGGCGGCGCGCTGGCCTTGGCAGCTACGGTCAAGGCGGAGGGCGCTCTGCCGCTGGAGCTGGCCACCGCGCACGGTATGCGGGACGGAGCGGCCGCAAAGCCCGACCTGCCCACCTACCTGCTGCtcttcttcctgctgctgctctccGTGGCGCTCGTCATCCTCTTCATCGGCTGCCAGCTGCGCCACTCGGCCTTCGCCGCGCCGCCCCACGACCGCTCGCTGCGCGACACCCGCGCGCCCTGGAAGACGCGGCCGGTGTAA